One stretch of Segatella copri DNA includes these proteins:
- a CDS encoding nitroreductase family protein, with amino-acid sequence MENEVLKAIKERRSIRRFKADQITDEELKTVLEAGTWAATGHGTQEPFIIAVQNPEICAQLRKMNAEIMGVESDPYYGAPTIVIVLAPESNVNGVKDGSLILGNMMLAAHSIGLASCWINREDGMFASEEGKKLMKDWNLPEGLMGIGALALGYASSHPHTVKPRKEDYYRIIK; translated from the coding sequence ATGGAAAATGAAGTTTTAAAAGCCATTAAGGAGAGAAGAAGCATTCGTCGCTTCAAGGCAGATCAGATTACCGACGAAGAGTTGAAGACGGTATTGGAAGCCGGCACATGGGCAGCAACAGGTCATGGAACCCAGGAGCCTTTCATCATTGCCGTTCAGAATCCTGAGATTTGCGCCCAGCTTCGCAAGATGAACGCAGAAATCATGGGTGTAGAAAGCGATCCTTACTATGGAGCGCCAACCATCGTTATCGTTCTGGCACCAGAAAGCAACGTTAATGGTGTGAAAGATGGCAGCCTTATCTTAGGCAATATGATGCTTGCTGCCCACTCTATCGGCCTTGCATCTTGCTGGATTAACCGTGAAGACGGCATGTTTGCATCAGAAGAAGGCAAGAAGCTGATGAAGGACTGGAATCTTCCAGAGGGGCTGATGGGTATCGGTGCCTTAGCCTTGGGTTATGCTTCTTCGCATCCTCATACCGTAAAACCAAGAAAAGAGGATTACTACCGCATTATCAAATAA
- a CDS encoding 3-deoxy-D-manno-octulosonic acid transferase gives MYNIVIYFVLWGIAIASLFNEKVRKMWRGEREAFKILKQKVDPNAKYIWFHAASLGEFEQGRPLMERIRKDYPQYKILLTFYSPSGYEVRKNYEGADIICYMPVDTRLNAIRFLRLVRPVMAFFIKYEFWSNFLHILKHRNIPTYSVSSIFREDQVFFKWYGRNYAGVLKCFTRFFVQNEESKRLLEGIGITAVDVVGDTRFDRVLQIKEAAKQLPICEAFRTGVASSQSADVPHHDFKVFVAGSSWPPDENIFIPFFNEHKDWRLLIAPHVIAEEHLKLILSLIKGKKVVRYTQTTPEEAAEADVLIIDCFGLLSSMYNYGDVAYIGGGFGVGIHNTLEAAVWNMPVIFGPNNKKFQEAQGLLKSGGGFEINTYEDFSGLMSSLMNDETFLKQAGDKAGTFVAHLAGATDKVLTSVKL, from the coding sequence ATCTATAATATCGTAATATATTTCGTCCTTTGGGGCATAGCCATTGCAAGTCTGTTCAATGAAAAGGTGCGCAAGATGTGGCGTGGTGAGCGTGAGGCTTTCAAAATATTGAAGCAGAAGGTAGATCCTAACGCTAAGTACATTTGGTTTCATGCTGCATCGCTCGGTGAGTTTGAACAGGGACGACCTTTGATGGAACGTATCCGCAAGGACTATCCTCAGTATAAGATTTTGCTTACCTTCTATTCTCCTTCAGGTTATGAGGTGCGCAAGAACTATGAGGGAGCTGACATCATCTGTTATATGCCGGTGGATACTCGGTTGAACGCCATCCGTTTCCTTAGATTGGTACGTCCTGTGATGGCTTTCTTCATCAAGTATGAGTTCTGGTCTAATTTCCTTCATATCCTGAAGCATCGCAACATTCCTACTTATAGCGTGAGCAGTATCTTCCGCGAGGATCAGGTGTTCTTCAAATGGTATGGAAGAAACTATGCTGGAGTGCTGAAGTGCTTTACCCGTTTCTTCGTACAGAACGAAGAGAGTAAGCGATTGCTCGAAGGTATCGGCATCACGGCTGTGGATGTGGTAGGAGATACCCGTTTCGACCGTGTTCTCCAGATAAAGGAGGCTGCCAAGCAATTGCCGATTTGCGAGGCTTTCAGAACAGGAGTAGCTTCATCTCAGTCTGCGGATGTACCACATCATGATTTCAAGGTATTTGTTGCCGGTAGCTCTTGGCCACCAGATGAGAATATCTTTATACCTTTCTTTAATGAGCATAAGGATTGGCGCCTGCTGATTGCTCCTCATGTCATTGCTGAAGAGCATCTGAAGTTGATTCTTTCTCTGATAAAGGGCAAGAAGGTGGTGCGCTATACGCAGACTACTCCTGAGGAAGCTGCGGAGGCTGATGTCTTGATCATCGATTGTTTCGGATTGTTGAGCAGTATGTACAACTATGGTGATGTGGCTTATATCGGTGGTGGCTTTGGTGTAGGTATTCATAACACCTTGGAGGCTGCCGTATGGAATATGCCGGTTATCTTTGGCCCGAACAATAAAAAGTTTCAGGAGGCTCAAGGCTTGCTGAAATCGGGTGGAGGTTTTGAAATCAATACCTATGAGGATTTCTCAGGCTTGATGAGTTCTCTGATGAATGATGAGACCTTCCTGAAACAGGCTGGCGATAAGGCTGGCACCTTCGTGGCTCATTTGGCTGGCGCTACTGATAAGGTCTTGACAAGTGTAAAGTTGTAA
- the gltX gene encoding glutamate--tRNA ligase has translation MADRKVRVRFAPSPTGALHIGGVRTALYNYLFARQHGGELVFRIEDTDSHRFVPGAEEYILESFKWLGIQFDEGVSFGGEHGPYRQSERRDIYKQYVQQLLDNDKAYIAFDTPEELEAKRAEIQNFQYDAHTRMQMRNSLTLSKEEVDKLIADGKQYTVRFKIEPGQEIHVNDMIRGDVKVMSDILDDKVLYKSADELPTYHLANIVDDHLMEISHVIRGEEWLPSAPLHVLLYKAFGWEDTMPRFAHLPLLLKPEGKGKLSKRDGDRLGFPVFPLEWHDPKTGEVSSGYRESGYFPEAVVNFLALLGWNPGTEQEIFSLDELVKAFDISRCSKAGAKFDFKKGIWFNHEYILMKSDDEIANLFAPIVANNGVEETLDRVKQVVHMMKDRVNFVYELWPLCSFFFIAPTEYDAKTAKKRWKEYSAQQMTELADVLEGIEDFSIEGQEPVVMKWVEDKGYKLGDVMNAFRLTLVGEGKGPGMFDISAFLGKEETLRRLRKAIEVLG, from the coding sequence ATGGCAGATAGAAAAGTAAGGGTGCGTTTTGCCCCTAGTCCAACGGGTGCATTGCACATTGGCGGTGTTCGTACCGCTCTGTATAATTATTTGTTTGCTCGCCAACATGGAGGTGAGCTGGTGTTCCGTATTGAGGATACAGATTCTCATCGTTTCGTGCCTGGAGCCGAAGAATATATCCTGGAATCTTTCAAGTGGCTGGGTATCCAGTTTGACGAGGGTGTAAGTTTCGGTGGAGAGCATGGACCTTATCGCCAGAGTGAACGTCGTGATATCTATAAGCAGTATGTTCAGCAGCTTCTGGATAATGATAAGGCGTATATTGCTTTTGATACTCCTGAGGAGTTGGAAGCGAAACGTGCCGAAATCCAGAATTTCCAGTATGATGCTCATACTCGTATGCAGATGCGCAACTCTCTGACTCTTTCTAAGGAAGAGGTTGATAAGCTGATTGCTGACGGAAAGCAGTATACTGTACGTTTCAAGATTGAACCGGGACAGGAAATTCACGTGAACGATATGATTCGTGGTGATGTGAAGGTAATGAGTGATATCCTGGATGATAAGGTGCTTTACAAGAGTGCTGATGAATTGCCAACTTATCACCTGGCAAATATCGTAGACGACCACCTGATGGAAATCTCTCATGTAATCCGTGGTGAGGAGTGGTTGCCTAGTGCGCCTTTGCACGTACTTCTTTATAAGGCTTTCGGTTGGGAAGATACCATGCCTCGTTTTGCGCATCTTCCTTTGCTTCTTAAGCCTGAAGGTAAAGGTAAGCTGAGTAAGCGTGATGGCGACCGCCTCGGTTTCCCGGTATTCCCGCTGGAGTGGCATGATCCTAAGACTGGCGAGGTTTCTTCCGGTTATCGTGAGAGTGGCTACTTCCCAGAGGCTGTAGTCAACTTCCTGGCGCTCCTCGGCTGGAATCCTGGTACAGAACAGGAAATCTTCTCTCTTGATGAACTGGTGAAGGCTTTTGATATTTCACGTTGCTCTAAGGCTGGTGCCAAGTTCGACTTCAAGAAGGGAATCTGGTTCAACCACGAATACATTCTGATGAAGAGCGATGATGAAATAGCTAACCTCTTTGCCCCTATTGTTGCCAACAATGGTGTAGAGGAAACTCTGGACCGCGTAAAGCAGGTGGTACACATGATGAAGGATCGTGTGAACTTCGTCTATGAATTGTGGCCATTGTGTTCTTTCTTCTTCATTGCTCCTACAGAGTATGATGCTAAGACAGCCAAGAAGCGCTGGAAGGAATATTCTGCACAGCAGATGACAGAACTTGCTGATGTGCTTGAAGGTATTGAGGATTTCTCTATCGAAGGTCAGGAACCTGTCGTGATGAAATGGGTAGAGGATAAGGGCTATAAGCTGGGTGATGTGATGAACGCATTCCGTCTGACTCTCGTAGGTGAGGGTAAGGGCCCGGGTATGTTCGATATCTCTGCCTTCCTTGGCAAGGAGGAAACTCTGCGCCGTCTTCGCAAGGCAATCGAAGTTTTGGGTTAA